The following proteins come from a genomic window of Lolium rigidum isolate FL_2022 chromosome 5, APGP_CSIRO_Lrig_0.1, whole genome shotgun sequence:
- the LOC124651817 gene encoding uncharacterized protein LOC124651817 yields the protein MAEPKTGKSKSSKSKKHQGNDDASAKKAAKAKADATAAPAAPSLDAHFKPCADVTGLRFGAQLVTRALTVRRAAPLELPHLLRVAVPDAEQKQQHKSKAPQLSFAPTTTAYIPTNFAILAHHAWHTLTLGLGTKNSKAAVFVFESAAMKAAADAAWPQVLPLGDVGKRLLRAAPGAPEMARFKFRKGCVTFYVYAVRTAGARGFARAEELRAVIEAVAKLKDFLDHTAMLALPGQRSIDAAPVGAVH from the coding sequence ATGGCGGAGCCAAAGACTGGCAAGAGCAAGTCGTCCAAGTCCAAGAAACACCAGGGCAACGACGACGCGTCCGCCaagaaggcggccaaggcgaaggccgacGCCACGGCCGCGCCCGCCGCGCCGTCGCTGGACGCGCACTTCAAGCCGTGCGCGGACGTGACGGGCCTCCGCTTCGGCGCGCAGCTCGTGACGCGCGCGCTCAccgtgcgccgcgccgcgccgctcgAGCTGCCGCACCTGCTCCGCGTCGCCGTCCCCGACGCCGAGCAGAAGCAGCAGCACAAGAGCAAGGCGCCGCAGCTGTCGTTCGCGCCGACCACGACGGCGTACATCCCGACCAACTTCGCCATCCTGGCGCACCACGCGTGGCACACCCTCACGCTCGGCCTCGGCACCAAGAACTCCAAGGCCGCCGTCTTCGTCTTCGAGTCCGCCGCCAtgaaggccgccgccgacgccgcctggCCGCAGGTCCTGCCGCTCGGGGACGTCGGCAAgcgcctcctccgcgccgccccgGGCGCGCCGGAGATGGCGCGCTTCAAGTTCCGCAAGGGCTGCGTCACCTTCTACGTCTACGCCGTCCggaccgccggagcccgcgggttCGCGCGCGCCGAGGAGCTCAGGGCGGTCATCGAGGCCGTCGCCAAGCTCAAGGACTTCCTGGACCACACCGCCATGCTCGCGCTCCCGGGACAGAGGAGCATTGACGCCGCTCCGGTCGGTGCTGTGCATTGA
- the LOC124654350 gene encoding mitochondrial import inner membrane translocase subunit Tim9: protein MDKSMLGDLDNLPEEDKMRMAVMVDQLQVRDSLRMYNNLVERCFTDCVETFRRKTLDKQEESCVRRCAEKFLKHSMRVGMRFAELNQGVATPD from the exons atgGACAAGAGTATGCTCGGCGACCTCGACAACCTCCCCGAGGAGGACAAGATGCGCATGGCCGTCATGGTCGACCAGCTCCAAGTCCGCGACAG TCTACGGATGTACAACAACCTGGTGGAGAGGTGCTTCACCGACTGCGTTGAGACATTCCGCCGCAAGACCCTGGACAAGCAAGAGGAGTCATGTGTCCGCCGCTGCGCCGAGAAGTTCCTGAAGCACTCCATGAGGGTCGGCATGCGATTCGCTGAGCTTAACCAGGGCGTTGCCACACCCGACTAA